The following proteins come from a genomic window of Phycisphaerae bacterium:
- a CDS encoding tetratricopeptide repeat protein, which translates to MRNTVVQTKMGLGFAALVFLGSVVGFLTGCAPDLKDLREAGIEQFRNQQYVESTATLREALEIKRTDPQTNYYMGLNYRAMAARKFRDGDVASACRELDTSVLYFSEAVKSWPNYLAAIDAKTEALEARGKYDQALTVAKDVADTNRGHWEHYVVLGNQYRDRGEYDEALRVYKLALTTNPRAARAYSELGRLYIRTGDRAMAFDSLRKAHELNHNEPGVASQLAMLEVDEGVRTVAGESVPPRGGAPRP; encoded by the coding sequence ATGCGTAACACGGTCGTCCAAACGAAGATGGGTCTGGGGTTTGCCGCGCTGGTATTTCTGGGGTCTGTGGTCGGGTTTTTGACGGGTTGCGCGCCCGACCTGAAGGACCTTCGCGAAGCGGGCATTGAGCAGTTCCGCAACCAGCAGTATGTGGAATCGACGGCCACGCTGCGTGAGGCCCTGGAGATCAAGCGCACGGATCCTCAGACGAACTACTACATGGGGCTCAATTATCGGGCCATGGCTGCACGCAAGTTCCGGGACGGCGACGTTGCCTCGGCGTGTCGGGAACTCGACACGTCGGTGCTGTACTTTTCGGAAGCGGTGAAGAGCTGGCCGAACTACCTGGCCGCTATCGACGCCAAGACCGAGGCTCTTGAGGCCCGCGGAAAGTATGATCAGGCACTGACGGTGGCCAAGGATGTGGCCGACACGAACCGCGGGCACTGGGAGCACTATGTCGTCTTAGGCAATCAGTATCGAGACCGGGGGGAGTATGATGAGGCTTTGCGGGTCTACAAGCTTGCCCTGACGACGAACCCCCGTGCGGCCCGGGCGTACAGCGAGCTGGGCCGGCTGTATATCAGGACCGGCGATCGAGCCATGGCGTTTGACTCGCTGCGTAAGGCGCACGAGTTGAACCACAACGAGCCAGGTGTGGCTTCTCAACTGGCCATGCTTGAGGTTGATGAAGGCGTACGAACCGTTGCCGGGGAGAGTGTTCCACCCCGAGGTGGAGCGCCGCGGCCATAG